ACCCGCCCCTACATTGTCCCCATTGCTTGACCCGCTAACCAAGCCGTTGTCCAAGCATTCTGAAAATTAAATCCGCCCGTAATTCCATCAATATCCAGGATTTCACCCGCAAAGTAAAGCCCCGGACAGCAGCGACTTTCCATGGTTTTAAAGTTCACTTCTTTTAAATTTATCCCGCCACAGGTAACAAATTCTTCCTTAAAAACACCCTTCCCTTGAATCAAATAATGTCCCTGATTCAGTTCTTGTACCAATTGATTCAGCGCTTTTTTCGAGAGTTCTGCCCAGCGTTTGTTTGGGTCAATACCAACATAGCTAATTAAACTCTGCCATAACCGTTTCGGAATCGGAATTGGGCAACTTGTGCTGATATGACGGTGCGGAAGTTGAGATTTAACCGATAGTAATAGCTGGCGTAGATAGTCTTGAGTATATTGAGGAAGCCAATTAATCACTAAAGGAGTTTGGTAGTGACAATCGTGGAAAAATCGAGCCGCCCAAGCCGACAGTTTAAGGACAGCTGGACCACTTAATCCCCAATGGGTAATCAGTAAGGGTCCGGTTTGTTCCTTGACAGTTTTCCCGGCTTCTGGTAGTTTTATATGAACATCATTTACACTAACTCCAGCTAAATCCTGTAAGCGTGGGTCTGATATCGTAAACGTAAATAAAGAGGGAACCGGGGATTGGATAGAATGACCTAAATCCTTAGCAAAGCGATAACCAAGGGGATTACTTCCCGTCGCCAAAAGCACGCGATCGCACTCGATTATTTCCCCGGTTTTTAACTGGAGTTGAAACCCAGAGGTGAGGCGAATGGATTTAACTGGAGTCGCGGTGCGAATCTGAACCCCTGCGTTTATAGCCGCATGGATGAGACAATCCACAATGGTTTGCGACGTATCCGTAACCGGGAACATTCGCCCATCCGCTTCGGTTTTCAGGTGTACCCCCTGGGCTTCAAACCAGGCGATCGTGTCTTTGGGTTGAAACCGCGTAAACGCCCCGCGCAAGGCTTTCCCCCCCCTGGGATAGGCTTGTACCAAAAGGGCGGGGTCAAAACACGCATGGGTGACATTACAGCGCCCCCCACCAGAAATCCGCACCTTAGTTAAAGGCGTTTTCGAGGCTTCCAGCAGGATGACTTGGGTGTGAGGATGAGCGGATGCAGATGCGATCGCGCCGAAAAAACCAGCCGCACCCCCACCGATAACGACAATTTTAAGAGACAAGGTGCTTGCATTACTCAGGGTTATGATTATTCTAAGGGTTCAAAATCTGATTTAGCCGCCCCACAGACGGGACATACCCAGTCATCAGGGATATCCTCAAAAGCGGTTCCGGGTTCGATACCGCCATCGGGATCACCTTTTTCGGGATCATATTCGTAGTTGCAAACGGTGCAAACATATTTTTTCATCGTTGTCTTCTCCTATTATTTGATTCAGTCGTACAGTTTATCGTACACCGTATTGCACAACTTATTCAGGCTAGCTATAGTTCATCTTCCCAGCCACCTAGCCTTTTGAAGAGGCGATTAAAATCGCTGCTACAAAAACAAAGTCCGCCTGTGCGGACTAGGTTATAACGGGGGTAGCGTTCCTCAGATTTGGGATAAAAGCATCCCCACTGTGCCAATTACTTTTAATCCAATTTGTTTAGCAACGCGACGTGCTTTTTTATCGTCGAGAATAAGAATAACATTATTAAGTTTCATTGCCAGAGAAATCGTTTCGGCTTCTCCTTCATCCATTTAAGTTTTCAATCTAAGTTTTTTGGGCAAGTAGTCGCTTAGGCTTAATGATTCGCAATTTTAGATCATTTCCTTCTAGGAGAATTAATATTTCATCTCCTTCTTGAAGTCCGAGTTTTTGGCGAATGGGGGCAGGAATTGTAATTTGTACTTCAGGTTTTAGTTTTACTTTCATGGCATATTTACTCAAAGTCTAAAAAGCTGAATCGGGGCGGGTTTAGTTACATCGGGTTACAACCGAAAAGATAGTTGTGAAACCCGCCCCTACACAATTCATACCAAATCCGGGTTAGCCACCCCCTTTATAAGCTAGTCCGCGCAGGCGGACTTTGTTTGTGTAGCTGCGACTTCTAGTCGCCAAAGCAAAAAAAGGGTTTGTGAAATTTACCTACCTACCTACCTACCTACCTATCTATCTATATTTATTAATCCATTTTTGTTTTGCTATTGATAGTTTCTTTTCCCATCCCGGTGAAACAGCCCCTAAACTTTGATACAAAATAAGCTGTCATGCATTTAAATTGGGTATTAGTAGCGAGCAAGATGCAAAGCCTGCGGCATGGCTTCGCTAAACGCACTACAAGGCTTTCGCCGTTATTGATTAAGGTTTAAATGCCGAACAGCTTAGATGGTATTTGCATAATGTATGCAAGAACTGTTTAAAATTATATTGATTTTTTATTGACTCCACCTATCGATCCGACGCCGTTATTGCAGTATGGGGATAATCCTACGGCGATTATTCTGAGTATCGCTATTCTACTCTGGGTCTTGCGTCCGGTGATGTTACGCCAATAATCAAATCCTGGGGAAACGCTGGGATCGACTCAGGATAAGTTAACACCTTGGGGTAAAGGCGCGATCGCAGCCTTTGTGCGTGCTTTTAATTCCAACAATTAACGGTTTAGCGCCGAGGATGGCTCTACGAAAATTGTTCTGCATAAGTTCCAGCCGCTCAGAGTTAGATCCGACTGAACAACCCTTGATTCTCGCCAATCAATCTTAAACTATGGAGGTACAACCCTTGAGACGATACCCCCGCCCACGTAGCCCCTGATACACGAGTGATGAGCAACCATTTGAGCGCCGTAAAAATCCCCACTAACACAGCTTCCCGATATTGGAGTGCGATCGCGATTGATGCAGCCGGGAAACGCCAAGTCCGGGAAATTACCACAGCAAAGGCATTTTTCCTGGAATCATTCCCTGATTTTACCCCAGAGACGCAAGTCTCTGATACCCAGGTTCAGCGTCAACTCTGGTACTGGATGCAGGAAGCTGATCAGAGTAGTATGGCTCAACTTTGTCTCAAATGCTTTATGTCACAGCAAATTGACGCTGTTTGTCGGGGGTTAGCCAGTCGGTTTGGTGCGGAACATGGCTTTACCAGTAACGATTTATTACCCTTTGTCTTAGACGAAGAAATCGGTAAACCTCGCCGCCATTCTCCCACCTACCAATCCTTCCTGGATGAAATCTTACAGAGTTTTGACCCCGAACAAAGCAGCCTCGCCACTTGGACAACCCGTCGGGTGAAACACCATAAACCCCTAAATCAGTTTCTACTCGAACATGGGATTTATTTAGTCAGTGATTGGGCAATCTTAAATGATACCAAACCCAAACAACTCCACCGGATTTTCACCGAGTTTCACAACTTAACCCCATCGGAAATCCAACGCGCCCAACACCTTCTCGATGCTTATCACGCCGTCTACCGCAGTCAACGCCTAAAACAACGTCTCGCTGGAGTTAAAGGAAAATGTCACCCCCCCACCCCCGAACAATTACAACAAATGGCGCATCGCCTCTCCTCTCCCCTACGCCCAGAACCCCTCCTGCGCCAACTGCAACTCATCGCCTCTCGACTGCGTGAGTACCGAATTTATGTACGCGGTGGGAAGTTAAAAAGCGAATCCTTGGATGCAACGCCAAATGAACCCCTAGATGTCCCCTATTCTGAACCCACACCCGATCAACAAAGCGAATTTTTAACCGCCTATCGCCAACAGTTTCTTCAGGGTTTAGATCAAGCCATTGCCCAAATCACCGGCGATCGCACTCGGAAGTTACAGCGCCGAGATTCCCAAAAAGCCCAACAGTTTCTCACCGCGTTGCATCTGTTTCACTGTCAAGGACAATCCATGTCCGATATTGCCCGCAACTTTAACTATAAAGGACAATTTCAAGTCAGCCGTTTACTGAAACTGAAAGCTTTTCGTGCTGATATTCAACGAGAATTACTGGTTTATTTAAGCGATCGCATCCTGGAGAAAGCCCAACGCTATACCAATCGCCAACGCCTGCAAACTGTTCATCACCAGATTCAAGAGGCGATCGCCGAACAAGTCACTCAGGTGATCGAAGACGCGGCGACAGAAGCGAGTACGGCTACCCATGAACGCCATCAAAAAACCCGCAGCCTCTTTGCTAAAAGACTCTGCCATTATCTAGATAACAGGAGTAATATATCATGACTTTCTACTCAACCACTCAACCCGGGCTTGATGGTGACGCTTTCGCCATTGAAACCATCCACCTGTCTGACGATGCGATTGAACAAGCCGTTCACCTCGCCCAACCCATTGCTAATGAGGAACGCCAATGGCAAACCTATCTCAATGCTTTAGCCTTATTTGGCTTTGAGTCATGGTTAGCCGAACGTAGTTCTGATTTAACCGTAAATCGCGATCGCACTTCCCTGTTCAACTCTGCGACAGCAAATCTCATTGAAGCGGTTTGTCATCTTCAAGTCAATGGGTTTAACCTCTGTCTAATTGCCCAAGGTAGCCTAACGGATGATCAAGTATCCTTACCCCGAACCGTTGTCGATATTCCCGAATTTATCCCCCATTTCTACGTCGTGGTAGACGTACAAGAGGAAGAGGAAACCGCCGTGGTGAAAGGGTTTGTCTCCTATCCCCAACTCATCGAACACCGGGATACTCTAGGCTTAACCCCTGAGGAGGATTGGACGTATTCATTCCCCCTCGATTGCTTCGACACCGAACCCAGTCACCTCCTCTTAGAATTACGCTGTTTAACCCCCAGCGCCATTCCCCTCCCCCCCATTCCCAGTGATCGCCGCCTGCAACTTGCCCAGATGCGATCGCACCTGGAAACCCAACTCCCCCAACTTCAGTCTCCGACATCTCAACTTTGGCACCATTTAACCTGGGAACAAGCCACCCTCGTACTCACCCGTTCTGAGTTACGCACTTGGCTGTATCAACTGCAAACCGATCCCCAAAGCCAACCCACCCTCCGAAACTACCTGTCTGATGTACTCAGCCGCATCACCCGAAACGTAATTAATGTGGGACACTGGTTACAGGATGAACTAGACGAACTTGCTCAAGAACTCTCCTGGCAACTTTTGCCTAGTTTAACCCCCGCTACCGCCATGCGATCGCCCACCGCCGAATTGGATGCGATCGTGCAACAACTGGAGTACAATAACGTCGAGATTCCACCTCAAGCCAAAGGCGCGTATCGTAATCTCCAGGTGGCAGACATCCCCCTGCGCTTATATGCCATAACCTGGCCCCTCTTATCTGCAACCGTCCCCGAATGGGCGTTACTGATAATTTTAGGCACAGAGTCGCCAACGGGTTTCCCAGAGGGTCTAATATTACAGATTAGTGATCAAACCGAGAGTTTAGTCGAACAAGAGTTAGATGCGAATAGTTCCTATTTCTTCACCAGTGTAGTGGGAACATGGCAAGAGACGTTTGGCGTCACGATCCGTTTAGGATCGGATATTGAACACATCCTGCCTCCCTTTGGCTTCAATCTCTAGAATTAGAACTAAAGCCCTGAACTAAAGTACTCGAAGAGAAGCCGCTCCGCGTCTACGGGCTAAAAGCTAAAACCCGTTTTAACGGGTTCAAACTGATATCTTGCATCTTTGTCAGTGGGCTTGCTGCACAAAGCCAAAATCCTTAACCATCAATACTTTGAGCTTTATTGACAGAGAGTTTGATTCAATGAAATCGGGTAGCATCCTTCATAAGTATGGCATCACTTTGCTCAGGAAAAATGTACCCTTGCTCCCCCAGCTCCCCCAGCATTCGACTGAACTTCGACAGGCTCAGGGGTCCGCGCTCACGCCGAAGTCTTCCCCAGCTTCCCCCGCTCCCCCTCACCACAACACTTATTCAGCAGCCCCTAAGCTAGTCCGCGCAGGCGGACTTTGTTTGTGTAGCTGCGACTTCTAGTCGCCAGGACTTCTAGTCGCCAGGGCAAAAAAGGGGTTTCTATTAAAATAGAATATAAAACTTTTGGTTCCTTGGATTTTAACCCAAGGCGGTTGGTGAGACTGTAGCTTGAAATTTTGCTTCTGCTTTTGCCTTCTGCTTTTTAATGGTGTAATCTGCTCGATCCTGTAAACTACGATTTTAGCCTCATGACCTATTTATCCCTACCCCAACAACTTCACTCTCTCAGCTTGGCAACAGCGACGCTGCTGTTAACATTACTATCGCCGATTTCCCTATCCCCTAATCTGTCCCTATCTCTATCAACCCAGGTACAAGCCCAAATCCCTCAAAATCAACTGGGTGCAGCCCAACAGTTGCTAGAGGAAGGAATTGATCTGTATCAGCAAGGTCAAATGCAGGAGGCGTTGAATCGACTAGAGGAAGCATCAAACTTGTTTAAGCAAGTCGAAGCCCCCGTAGAAGAAACCATAGCTTTGACTCAGATGGGTCTAATTTATGAGAATCGTCAACAGTATGATGATGCACTAAACGCTTACGAACAAGCCTTAAGCCTAGCCAAAACCTTCGATGATCCTTACCAAGAAGCGATCATCCTTGATTACATGGGTTCAGTCTATTCAAGTCTAGAACAATATTCTCAAGCACTGGATCTGCACCAAAAGTCACTGGCACTTTTCCGAGAAGTGGATAATCGCCGCAGTGAAGGCATTGTATTGGGCAATATTGGCAAACTTTATTTCGCTCAAGATCAAAATGAGCAAGCGATCGATTCCCTTAAAGAAGCGTTAAGCATTTATCAGGACTTGGACGAAAATATATTAGAAGGAGAGGTTCTTTATTACCTAGGATTATCCCATCAAAACTTAAAAGATTATACCCAAGCTTTAGACTTTCACCAGCAAGCCTTAGATATTTTCAACGCTGAAAATATCCCTGAGTTGCAAGCTTTATCTTTATACTATATGGGGATAATCTACAGTCAACAAAAGAAAGATAAAATGGCGCAAACGTCTTATCAAAATGCCTTGACGATTTTTGAAGAATTAGGAAATGAGCAAGGAATTGCAGCTATTCGTTATCAAATGGAAACGCTTGACCAATAATTGAGGGGTGACATGCATTTCAGTTTGTGAGGAACTGTCCCCAACTATAAGTCCCGAATGACTAATTACCCATGAGAAATGACAAAGAACCGATTTCCAAAACAGAAGCCAAGCAACTCTTAGAACGTTTAGTATTTGACGATGAACGTCCTCAAGACTGGGTACAGGATGTTTGGGGATTGAGTCCAACTTTAGGAGAAAGTGGTGCCAAATTGCTAGAGGTATTTGAAGCGTTGATTGAATGTTGTCCTGATGAGAAATTGGAAAATTTAATCCAAATTTATTATCAAGATAGGTTGTGAGGGGGTGAGGGGGCGTAGGGGCTTGGTTACCAAGCCCGCACATTTTTATTAGGAGTGATTTGCTGGACATCAAAGTATTGATGGCTCAGGGTTTCTGGGTAGTGCAGCAAGCCCTACTTATTCTTTGAAAGCAGTCTTGACACATCAGCATGCATCAGGGCAATATTGGGATCACGTTGAATTGCTTGATAGTAACGTTGCTCTCGATTTGTCCCCGCTTCATCAGGAGAAACCAGAGAACGGGCTTCGTCTAAAAGCTCATTTGCCTGATGCAACGTTATCGGTTCTTTGGCACTCAAAGCTTCATCAATCTGGACAATAAATTGAGAGAAAGGGCGTAACCAACTAAACCATTCATCTTGGACAACCAGTTGGAAAAACTCTCCTTTTGAACGAATACGCCCATGAAACCGTTCATACCTATCGCGTTCCGAGTGGAGAAGGGCTTTATGCAGTTGCAGCAGCGCCCCACGCACATCGCGCAGGCGTTGAAAGGGTAGGTTTCCGGGAGAATAGGTAAATGACATGAACTAGGATTGCGATCGCGACTTTCTTTATCTTAGATTGAGTTTAACATTGGTGTAGCGTGCCATTCGCGATCGCGCTTTAAAGTGAGTTAATAATAAACACGTTATTATGGACAATAGTACGTCTAATTTAAAACTGATTCTTTATAATGTATAATAATGAAATAAAGTTTCGCGATCGCGTAAAATTGAACCTCGATAATACCTTAACCCTACAGTGGGAATAATTCACATA
The DNA window shown above is from Coleofasciculus chthonoplastes PCC 7420 and carries:
- the rd gene encoding rubredoxin, which produces MKKYVCTVCNYEYDPEKGDPDGGIEPGTAFEDIPDDWVCPVCGAAKSDFEPLE
- a CDS encoding AbrB/MazE/SpoVT family DNA-binding domain-containing protein; its protein translation is MKVKLKPEVQITIPAPIRQKLGLQEGDEILILLEGNDLKLRIIKPKRLLAQKT
- a CDS encoding BaiN/RdsA family NAD(P)/FAD-dependent oxidoreductase, whose product is MSLKIVVIGGGAAGFFGAIASASAHPHTQVILLEASKTPLTKVRISGGGRCNVTHACFDPALLVQAYPRGGKALRGAFTRFQPKDTIAWFEAQGVHLKTEADGRMFPVTDTSQTIVDCLIHAAINAGVQIRTATPVKSIRLTSGFQLQLKTGEIIECDRVLLATGSNPLGYRFAKDLGHSIQSPVPSLFTFTISDPRLQDLAGVSVNDVHIKLPEAGKTVKEQTGPLLITHWGLSGPAVLKLSAWAARFFHDCHYQTPLVINWLPQYTQDYLRQLLLSVKSQLPHRHISTSCPIPIPKRLWQSLISYVGIDPNKRWAELSKKALNQLVQELNQGHYLIQGKGVFKEEFVTCGGINLKEVNFKTMESRCCPGLYFAGEILDIDGITGGFNFQNAWTTAWLAGQAMGTM
- a CDS encoding DUF1822 family protein, producing MTFYSTTQPGLDGDAFAIETIHLSDDAIEQAVHLAQPIANEERQWQTYLNALALFGFESWLAERSSDLTVNRDRTSLFNSATANLIEAVCHLQVNGFNLCLIAQGSLTDDQVSLPRTVVDIPEFIPHFYVVVDVQEEEETAVVKGFVSYPQLIEHRDTLGLTPEEDWTYSFPLDCFDTEPSHLLLELRCLTPSAIPLPPIPSDRRLQLAQMRSHLETQLPQLQSPTSQLWHHLTWEQATLVLTRSELRTWLYQLQTDPQSQPTLRNYLSDVLSRITRNVINVGHWLQDELDELAQELSWQLLPSLTPATAMRSPTAELDAIVQQLEYNNVEIPPQAKGAYRNLQVADIPLRLYAITWPLLSATVPEWALLIILGTESPTGFPEGLILQISDQTESLVEQELDANSSYFFTSVVGTWQETFGVTIRLGSDIEHILPPFGFNL
- a CDS encoding tetratricopeptide repeat protein, whose product is MTYLSLPQQLHSLSLATATLLLTLLSPISLSPNLSLSLSTQVQAQIPQNQLGAAQQLLEEGIDLYQQGQMQEALNRLEEASNLFKQVEAPVEETIALTQMGLIYENRQQYDDALNAYEQALSLAKTFDDPYQEAIILDYMGSVYSSLEQYSQALDLHQKSLALFREVDNRRSEGIVLGNIGKLYFAQDQNEQAIDSLKEALSIYQDLDENILEGEVLYYLGLSHQNLKDYTQALDFHQQALDIFNAENIPELQALSLYYMGIIYSQQKKDKMAQTSYQNALTIFEELGNEQGIAAIRYQMETLDQ